The nucleotide window ACGATCCGGCCGTCGTCCATGAAGACGACACGGTTGGCGGCCGAGCGGGCGAAGCCCATCTCATGGGTGACGACGACCATGGTCATGCCCTCGCGCGCCAACTGCAGCATGACTTCGAGGACTTCGTTGATCATCTCCGGGTCGAGGGCCGAGGTGGGCTCGTCGAAAAGCATCACCTTGGGGTCCATGGCGAGGGCGCGGGCGATGGCCACACGCTGTTGCTGGCCGCCGGAGAGCTGTGCCGGGTACTTGGACGCCTGGTCGGAGAGGCCGACCCGCTCGAGGAGTTCACGGGAGCGCTTGTCGGCCTCCTCCTTCTTCCGTCCGCGCACCTTGATCTGACCGAGCGAGACATTCTGCAGGACCGTCATGTGGGCGAAGAGGTTGAAGGACTGGAAGACCATGCCGACGTCCGCGCGGAGTGCCGCGAGGGCCTTGCCCTCGTCCGGCAGCGGCTGCCCGTCGAGCAGGATCTCGCCCGAACGGATGGTCTCCAGCCGGTTGATGGCCCGGCACAGCGTCGACTTCCCCGACCCCGAGGGGCCGATGACCACGACCACCTCTCCCTTGCCGACGGTGAGGTCGATGTCCTGGAGGACATGCAGATCACCGAAGAACTTGTTCACGTCACGCAGTTCGATCAGCGGATCGACAGCCATGCCCTGCCCGCCCTACTCGCTTCGCTCTCGGCCGTGTCATGTCGCAGGTGCCGCAAACTATCCAGACGGGAGTCGACCAATTACGCGACACGCACTTACAGGGCATTTTGCATATTTACGACGACCGTTCCTGAGCTCCGCCCGTCATCCCTCCGTGACCTCGGCGTACAGCTGCGACAGTTCCGGTACGCCGCTGGAAGCCCACTCGTGGCCGGCCTCGACCACGTCGATCTCCCGGCCGGAGGCCAGCCTCACCACGGGCTGGCCGTTCGGCCAGATCTCCCAGCGCGCGCCCGGCACGGTGCGGACGACGACGGTGCCGAGGTAGAGCCCGGCGTCGTTCCCCAGCCAGGCGAGGGTCTCCTCGTCGTCGCGCCAGCGCGGGACGAGCTGGTCGAGCGCCTCCAACGAGGCGGCGGAATCGTCGAGTTCGACCCCCGTGCGCCGGGCCTGCTCACGCAGCAGCTCGCATTCGGAGAGGAGTTCGGCGAGGCCCTCATGACCGTCGCCGTCATCCCCGTCACCGCCCACGGAGAGCACGCCGACCCCGAAGGCGGGGCGATGCCTCTTGCGCCAGTTGCCCAGGAAAGAGAGCTTCATGCGATCAGCGTGTCATTCGCACCGCCCTTCGCACCACAGGCGCGCGGGCACCGCCTGTTCGCAGGGAGTTCGCCCGTGGTTGGGGCCCGCCTCATTGACGGTTCCCTGGCGCCTCTTTAGTTTCATGGCCGTGTCCCCAAAGTCCCGTCGTACGCCCTGAGGGCGGGCCCTGCGCCGTCGTGGGGGGGCAGCGGGGCAGGCTGGACTCCGCGGACACGGCCATGGGCGTCATCAGCGAACGGGAGGGGTCACGCGTGCGTCGACGCGTCTGGGGTACGGCCGTCGTACTGGGTCTGTTGGCGACGGGCGCACCTGTCGCCTCCGCACGGGCGGCCACCGGCACGGCGGCCGAACCGGCCCCGCTGGAGCGGCTCTTCGACAACACCGCCGTCAGTGACGACGCGAGACCAGCCGACGCCGACTTCGACGGCTCCGGCGGCTCCCTCTCCGCCCAGGACCTCACGACCGCGGGCTGGACACCCGGCCGTGCGCTCACCGTCCAGGGCACGCGCCTGACCTGGCCGCGCGGCACGGCGGGCGAGCCGGACAACGTACGCGCCGCCGGGCAGTCCGTCCGCGTACGGGGCCGAGGTGACGCCCTCGCCTTCCTCGTCGCCGGCACGGGCGGCGCCGACGCGACCGGCACGGGCACGGTCCGCTACACGGGCGGCAGCCGCTCCTCGTACCGACTGAGCGCCCCGGACTGGCGCACCGGCCCCCTCGCCACCAAGGCCGTGGCACTCCCCCACATCAACACGCCCGGCGGCCAACTCGCCGAGAAGGCACGGCTGTACGTCGTGACCGTGCCGGTCGTCCGAGGACGCGAGGTCGCCTCGGTGACCCTGCCGCGCAATCGGGACCTGCATGTGTTCGCCCTGTCGGTGCGGCCCGACTCGCGTGGCTGGACGGGGAGTTGGGCGGCTTCCACCTCCGGCTACCCGGCCGTGGGTCCCTGGACCGACCGGACGGTGCGGCTCGTCGTCCACACCTCGGCGGGCGGGCCCCGGGTACGGATCCGGCTCGACAACACCTTCGCGTCCACGCCGGTACGGGTCGGAAGCGCGACGGTGGCCCTGCGCGGGGAGGGCGCGGCGGCGCGGAGCACGCCGGTGCCGCTGTCCTTCGGGGGTGCGGCGGGCACCGAAATCCCGGCGGGGGCACAGGTGTTCAGCGATCCGCTCGGCTTCGAGGTGCCCTCGGACGCCGATCTGCTGGTGAGCTTCCATCTGCCGGGCACGGTGACGGCGGCGCCGACGCACCGGCTCGCCCAGCAGACGTCGTACGTCAGTGAGCCGGGCGATCACGCGGGCGACGGCTCGGCGGCGGCGTACACGTCCACGATCTCGGCCTGGCCGCTGCTGACCGGTGTCGACGTGGGCGGCGGTCCGGGGTCCGTCGTGCTGCTCGGCGACTCGATCACCGACGGCGAGAAGTCGACGGTGGACGCGAACCGCCGGTGGCCGGACATCCTCGCCGACCGGCTGCGGGACCAGAACGAGGTCCCGCGCTACGGGGTCCTCAACCAGGGGGATCTCGGCGAACCGTGTGGTCACCGACCGCTATCCGGGCGACGGTGTCTCCACCGACACGGGCGGCGTGAGCGCCCTGCACCGCCTCGACCGTGACGTCCTCGCGCAGACCTCCGCCCGGACCGCCGTCGTCTTCCAGGGCGTCAACGACGTCCGCTGGGGCGCGACCGCCGACCAGGTCGTCGCCGGGCTGCGCGAGATCGCCGCCCGGGGGCACGAGCGGGGCCTGCGGATGCTCGTGGCGACGATCGCGCCCTGCGAGGGCGAGAGCCGGTGCACGGCCGCCGCTGACGCCCAGCGGGTCGCGGTGAACGAGTGGATCCGCGGCGCCGAGGATTTCGACGGGGTGCTCGACTTCGACGCCGTGCTCAGGGACCCGGAGCGGCCGGCCCGGATGCTTCCCGCGTACGACAGCGGGGACCATCTGCATCCGGGCGACGCGGGCCTCGCGGCGCTGGCCGAGTCGGTGGATCTGAGCCTGCTCCGATGACACGTCGGTGGGCCCGGGCCCACTCCGGTGAGGTAGGTGGACCTGGGCCCGCTCCGATGAGGACGGTGGATCTGGGCCCGCTCAGGTGACTTCGACGAGCTACACGTCGAGGTCCACGACCACCGGCGCGTGGTCGGAGGCTCCCTTGCCCTTTCTCTCCTCCCGGTCCACGTACGCGTCCTTCACGGACTTCGCGAACGGCTCGTTGCCGTAGACGAGGTCGATGCGCATGCCTCGGTTCTTGGGGAAGCAGAGCTGGCGGTAGTCCCAGTACGTGTAGGGGTGCTCGTACTTCAGGGGGCGTGGGACGACGTCGGAGAGGCCGGCCTCGCGGAGGGAGGCGAGGGCTGCGCGCTCGGCGGGGGTGACGTGTGTGAGGCCCTCGAAGACGGTCACGTCGTACACGTCGTCGTCCGTCGGCGCCACGTTGTAGTCGCCCATGATGGCGAAGGGGCGGCTGCCCGCCGCGTCACCTGCGACGGCGGCCTTCAGGGCCTCGAACCACTGGAGCTTGTACGCGTAGTGCGGGTGGTCGACCTCGCGGCCGTTCGGCACATACACCGACCAGACGCGGACCGGGCCGCAGGTCGCGGAGAGGGCGCGGGGCTCCTCGACGCCCTCGTAGCCGGGGTCGCCGGGCAGGCCCTTGACGACGTCCTCCAGACCGACCCGGGAGATCACCGCCACGCCGTTCCACCGGCCCGTGGCGTGCACCGCCGCCTCGTAGCCCGCGTCGCGCAGCGCGTCGAACGGGAAGCCGTCCTCGGCGATCTTGGCCTCCTGGAGGCAGAGCACGTCCGTGCCACTGCTCTCCAGCCAGGCCAGGAGCCTCGGGAGGCGGGCGGTGATCGAGTTCACGTTCCAGGTCGCGATGCGCATGCCTCACAACTTACCGGGCGGGTCCGACAACGCCGTCCCGCCCGGTGGCCTCTCGGCTGTCGGCCCAGGTCAGGGCTCAGACGTCCGCCGAGGCCCCGGGGGCGAGCCGGAGGTGTTCCGTGCCGCCCAGGGCGCCGATCTGGTTGTCGTAGATCGGGCGGGCGAGGTCGGTGAGGAGGGCGTCGTGGATGTCGTACGCGCGCTGTGGCCTGACCTCGCGGACGTAGTCGATGACTTCGGAGATCTTGCTCCAGGGGGCCATGACGGGGAGCATCAGCGTCTCCACGGCGTGGTCGGGGACGGTGAGGGCGTCGCCGGGGTGGAAGACGCGGCCGTCGTCGACGAGGTAGCCGACGTTGGTGATGCGCGGGATGTCCGGGTGGATCACGGCGTGCAGTTCGCCGTGGACCTGGACGTCGAAGCCGGCCGCCGTGAACGTGTCGCCGTGGCCGACGGTGTGCACCCGGCCCGGGAAGGCGGCCGAGATCTTCTCGGCGACCGAGCGCAGCGTCCAGATCTCGGCGGCCGGGTTCGCCTCCAGGGCGGCGCGCAGCCGGGCCTCGTTGAAGTGGTCGGGGTGCTCGTGCGTGACCAGGACGGCGTCCGCGCCGACCGCCGCGTCCTCCTCGCTGAACGTGCCCGGGTCGATGACGAGCGTCCGTCCGTCCTTCTCCAGACGGACGCAGGCGTGCGACTTCTTCGTGAGCTTCATGAGTCCATCCTGCCTCCGGCCACCGGCGGCGCGCGCACCCGCCGACGTCACTCCTCGGGGGTGGTCTCCTCGCGGATGACCTGCTGGGCCACCTTGAACGCGCTGTTCGCGGCCGGTACACCGCAGTAGACGGCCGCCTGGAGGAGGACTTCCTTGATCTCGTTCGGGGTGAGGCCGTTGCGGAGCGCGGCGCGGGTGTGGAAGGCCAGCTCGTCCATGTGGCCGCCCGCGACCAGCGCGGTCAGTGTGACGCAGCTGCGGGCACGGCGGTCGAGGCCCGGCCGGTCCCAGATCTCGCCCCAGGCGTAGCGGGTGATGAACTCCTGGAAGTCGCCGGAGAACTCGTCGGCGGAGGCCAGCGCCCGGTCCACGTGGGCGTCGCCGAGGACCTCGCGACGGACCTTGAGGCCGGCGTCGTACGGGTCCGGTCTGCCCATCGGTTCGGGCTGGACGGCCGCGGCCGGGGCGATCTCGGCGATCGGGCCGGTCTGCGGCGGGACGGCGGCGAGGACCTGCTTGGCCGGGGCCGCCGGGATGGCGATCTGGCCGGTGGTGGAGTCGTAGGCGGGCTGCCAGGCCGTGGAGAAGTGGCGGACGAGGAGGTCGGTGACGGCGGCGGGCTGCTCGACCGGGACGAGGTGCGAGGCCCCGGGGACGACGGCGAGACGGGCGTCCGGGATGCCCGCGACGAGCGTGCGGGCCTCGGCGGGGCCGGTGACCTGGTCGTCGGAGCCGACGAGGACGAGGGTGGGCACGCCGATGCGGCCGAGTTCGGAGCGCACGTCGAACGAGGCGAGCGCCTCGCAGGACGTGATGTAGCAGCCGGGGTCGGTGGTGCGGACCATCTGCACGGCCCACTCGGTGATCGCGGGCTGCGCCGCCGCGAACCCGCCCGTGAACCAGCGGTCCGGGGACGTACGGGCGATCGGGTCCAGGCCGTTCGTCCGTACGATCACGCCGCGCTGACGGAACTCGTCGGCCGTGCCGAAGCGCGGCGAGGCGGCGATCAGCGCCAGGGAGGCGAGGCGCTCCGGGTGGCGCAGCGCCAACTCGACACCGATGGCGCCGCCCAGCGCGCAACCCGC belongs to Streptomyces graminofaciens and includes:
- a CDS encoding amino acid ABC transporter ATP-binding protein, yielding MAVDPLIELRDVNKFFGDLHVLQDIDLTVGKGEVVVVIGPSGSGKSTLCRAINRLETIRSGEILLDGQPLPDEGKALAALRADVGMVFQSFNLFAHMTVLQNVSLGQIKVRGRKKEEADKRSRELLERVGLSDQASKYPAQLSGGQQQRVAIARALAMDPKVMLFDEPTSALDPEMINEVLEVMLQLAREGMTMVVVTHEMGFARSAANRVVFMDDGRIVEDRNPDEFFTTPNSDRAKDFLSKILKH
- a CDS encoding DUF6278 family protein: MKLSFLGNWRKRHRPAFGVGVLSVGGDGDDGDGHEGLAELLSECELLREQARRTGVELDDSAASLEALDQLVPRWRDDEETLAWLGNDAGLYLGTVVVRTVPGARWEIWPNGQPVVRLASGREIDVVEAGHEWASSGVPELSQLYAEVTEG
- a CDS encoding exodeoxyribonuclease III; its protein translation is MRIATWNVNSITARLPRLLAWLESSGTDVLCLQEAKIAEDGFPFDALRDAGYEAAVHATGRWNGVAVISRVGLEDVVKGLPGDPGYEGVEEPRALSATCGPVRVWSVYVPNGREVDHPHYAYKLQWFEALKAAVAGDAAGSRPFAIMGDYNVAPTDDDVYDVTVFEGLTHVTPAERAALASLREAGLSDVVPRPLKYEHPYTYWDYRQLCFPKNRGMRIDLVYGNEPFAKSVKDAYVDREERKGKGASDHAPVVVDLDV
- a CDS encoding MBL fold metallo-hydrolase, giving the protein MKLTKKSHACVRLEKDGRTLVIDPGTFSEEDAAVGADAVLVTHEHPDHFNEARLRAALEANPAAEIWTLRSVAEKISAAFPGRVHTVGHGDTFTAAGFDVQVHGELHAVIHPDIPRITNVGYLVDDGRVFHPGDALTVPDHAVETLMLPVMAPWSKISEVIDYVREVRPQRAYDIHDALLTDLARPIYDNQIGALGGTEHLRLAPGASADV
- the pcaC gene encoding 4-carboxymuconolactone decarboxylase — translated: MSETTTPALQYRFDGPDDAPVLILGPSLGTTWHMWDRQIPELTKQWRIFRFDLPGHGGAPAYPAGSVTELAARLLATLDAVGVQRFGYAGCALGGAIGVELALRHPERLASLALIAASPRFGTADEFRQRGVIVRTNGLDPIARTSPDRWFTGGFAAAQPAITEWAVQMVRTTDPGCYITSCEALASFDVRSELGRIGVPTLVLVGSDDQVTGPAEARTLVAGIPDARLAVVPGASHLVPVEQPAAVTDLLVRHFSTAWQPAYDSTTGQIAIPAAPAKQVLAAVPPQTGPIAEIAPAAAVQPEPMGRPDPYDAGLKVRREVLGDAHVDRALASADEFSGDFQEFITRYAWGEIWDRPGLDRRARSCVTLTALVAGGHMDELAFHTRAALRNGLTPNEIKEVLLQAAVYCGVPAANSAFKVAQQVIREETTPEE